Proteins encoded by one window of Salvia splendens isolate huo1 chromosome 7, SspV2, whole genome shotgun sequence:
- the LOC121742131 gene encoding glutathione S-transferase PARB-like yields MAIKVHGSPVSPAAKRVLLSLAEKQLDYEFVLVDLATGQQKKQPFLSLNPFGQVPGFEDGDLKLFESRAITRYIAHAYADKGTPLISEDPKKMAIIGVWMEVESQRFDAAGQKLSFEILVKPMKGLTTDDAAVEQLQGQLAAVLDVYEARLGKSKYLGGEEFSLADLHHVPIIANLMKTKVKAVFDARPAVSAWAAALLARPAWLKINAA; encoded by the exons ATGGCAATCAAGGTCCACGGATCCCCTGTTTCCCCCGCAGCAAAAAGAGTTCTTCTCAGCTTAGCAGAGAAACAACTCGATTACGAATTCGTGCTGGTCGATTTAGCCACCGGCCAGCAAAAGAAACAGCCCTTCCTCTCTCTCAAC CCATTCGGTCAGGTACCCGGCTTCGAAGACGGCGATCTCAAACTCTTCG AATCTCGGGCGATTACGAGATACATCGCGCACGCGTACGCGGACAAGGGGACGCCGCTGATCTCTGAGGATCCGAAGAAGATGGCGATCATCGGAGTTTGGATGGAGGTGGAGTCGCAGAGATTCGACGCGGCGGGGCAGAAGCTGAGCTTCGAGATTCTGGTGAAGCCGATGAAGGGGCTGACGACCGACGACGCCGCCGTGGAGCAGCTGCAGGGGCAGTTGGCTGCGGTTCTCGACGTCTACGAGGCTCGATTGGGGAAGTCCAAGTATTTGGGCGGCGAAGAGTTCTCGTTGGCGGATCTGCACCACGTTCCGATCATCGCTAATTTGATGAAGACGAAGGTGAAAGCGGTGTTCGACGCGCGGCCCGCCGTCTCGGCCTGGGCTGCCGCGCTCCTGGCCCGCCCCGCTTGGCTCAAAATTAACGCGGCTTAG